GCTGCCACGCCCGGTGTGGACGCCGACGGCCTCGAGGATGCCTTTAGTCATTACGACGAGGACATCGCGCGGTTGCAGGAAATGCTCTACGCGCGCGGTCGGGCCGGGGACGACGACGCAGGCGCGGTACTCCTGGTGCTCCAAGGGATGGATACCAGCGGAAAGGGAGGAATTGTCCGCCACGTCGTGGGGGAGGTTATGGACGTCCAAGGCGTGCACCTCGCCTCATTCGGCCGCCCCACAGAGGAGGAGGCGCGTCACGATTTTTTGTGGCGCTTCCAGCCTCACCTGCCCCGCCCCGGGCAGGTCGCGGTGTGGGACCGTTCCCACTACGAAGACGTGCTGGTTCAACGCGTGAAAAAGATGGCGCCGCCGGAGGAAATCGATCGGCGCTACAACGCGATAGTCGAGTTCGAGCGCAGTCTTGCGCGCTCGGGCACTCGAGTGATCAAAGTCATGCCCCACATTTCCCGCGAGTACCAGGCCGAGAACCTCCGGGAGCGTCTGTGTAACCCGGAGAAGTTTTGGAAGTACAACCCTGGCGACATCGAGGACCGCGCGTTGTGGCCCGAGTACATGGAGGCCTACGAGATCGCAGTGCGGCGGACCTCGACCGACGAGGCGCCGTGGTACTGCATCCCGTCCGACAACAAGCGCTACTGCAGGACCGTTGTCAAGACATTGCTTTACGACGCCCTCTCGTCGCTAGACCTCGCGTGGCCAGAAGCCGATTTCGACCCCGAAGTTGAGCTGCGCCGCCTAGAAAACGCGTAGATTCTGCCGGCATCCGCGCAGTGTATCGCTACTGTATCGATTCACGTAGGGACACCCCTATTTGACGAGGTCACAGGGGGTAAGCCACTATCGACGGGTGCGAAAAAATCTTCAGGCTTCAGCTCTCCTCGTCGCGTTTTCGACCGCGGCCGCTCTCACATCGTGCTCGTCTACGGGCGGGTCACCCGAAACTTCGGGTTCAGGCTCGTCGGCCGGCGGGGTAGACACCCCCCGTTACGTCGTGTCCATGGTGACGCACGGGGCACCGGGTGACACCTACTGGGATTTGGTGCGCAAGGGCGCTGAGGACGCGGCGCGCAAAGACAACATTGAGTTGCGCTACTCCTCGGACCCCCAGGCGCCGAACCAGGCTAACCTCGTCCAATCCGCGATCGACTCCGATGTGGACGGCATCGCGGTGACGCTACCCAACGCCGATGCGATCGGGCCCGCCGCAAAGGCAGCCGTCGATAAGGGCATCCCCGTTGTCGGACTGAACTCAGGTATGAACGACTACGCCACCTACGGCATTTCCGGTTTCTTCGGACAGGACGAGACTGTGGCGGGCACCGCCGCCGGCGAGCGCCTCAAAAACGAGGGGAAGAAGCACGTATTGTGCGTCATCCACGAGCAGGGCAACTCCTCCCAGGAGGCGCGGTGCGCGGGCGCCCAGCAGGGGTTGGGTGCCACCGGGCAGGTAGAGCTGCTTTACGTCAACGGGCAGGACCTCACGTCGGTGCAGGCGACTATCAAGTCGAAGCTTGCGCAGGATGCGAGCTACGACGCTCTTCTCGCGCTGCAGGCCCCCGTCGCGATGCGTGCGACGGCAGCCGTCGAGGAGGCTAGCTCACAGGCGTCGATTGTCACATTTGATACGAACTCCGAACTGGTGGACGCTATTGCGGACGGGCGCGTGTCGTGGGCGGTGGATCAGCAG
The nucleotide sequence above comes from Corynebacterium capitovis DSM 44611. Encoded proteins:
- a CDS encoding PPK2 family polyphosphate kinase, with the translated sequence MAKISVEEARRFRAGEDFAIGSIDPAATPGVDADGLEDAFSHYDEDIARLQEMLYARGRAGDDDAGAVLLVLQGMDTSGKGGIVRHVVGEVMDVQGVHLASFGRPTEEEARHDFLWRFQPHLPRPGQVAVWDRSHYEDVLVQRVKKMAPPEEIDRRYNAIVEFERSLARSGTRVIKVMPHISREYQAENLRERLCNPEKFWKYNPGDIEDRALWPEYMEAYEIAVRRTSTDEAPWYCIPSDNKRYCRTVVKTLLYDALSSLDLAWPEADFDPEVELRRLENA
- a CDS encoding substrate-binding domain-containing protein — encoded protein: MVTHGAPGDTYWDLVRKGAEDAARKDNIELRYSSDPQAPNQANLVQSAIDSDVDGIAVTLPNADAIGPAAKAAVDKGIPVVGLNSGMNDYATYGISGFFGQDETVAGTAAGERLKNEGKKHVLCVIHEQGNSSQEARCAGAQQGLGATGQVELLYVNGQDLTSVQATIKSKLAQDASYDALLALQAPVAMRATAAVEEASSQASIVTFDTNSELVDAIADGRVSWAVDQQPYLQGYLAVDSLWVAKRNGGTFGGGRPVYTGPSFVDSSNVANISEAAKAGLR